From the genome of Ziziphus jujuba cultivar Dongzao chromosome 6, ASM3175591v1, one region includes:
- the LOC107407619 gene encoding uncharacterized protein LOC107407619 — protein sequence MILVAIMAELLEEYTALLARMLEHMFQSAPFPGRVRFLILRNLPFVSYGYAPPLIRAPPA from the coding sequence ATGATACTGGTGGCAATAATGGCGGAACTACTGGAGGAATATACGGCTTTGCTAGCGAGGATGCTGGAGCATATGTTCCAATCGGCGCCTTTTCCAGGTCGAGTTCGTTTTCTGATACTTCGCAACCTTCCTTTCGTTTCCTATGGCTATGCTCCTCCTCTCATTCGTGCCCCTCCTGCTTGA